The following proteins come from a genomic window of Dreissena polymorpha isolate Duluth1 chromosome 1, UMN_Dpol_1.0, whole genome shotgun sequence:
- the LOC127837261 gene encoding uncharacterized protein LOC127837261, with product MATSKKEREQKFSLDDCIILCNLMAEDCGLNGLSNHELLKHRFTEGITSQTKKKMWARVSDMYNVKASKTRSADKLEKKWLNLVAKHRIIYTDYVRDRALTGGGCLQKNLDIVTEAIMNVIGIESPSIAGAAGVALDSSFSQLETLSAVAIPSHEQYMEVVSGPSQTVDYGSRCHCSCHRNDQFQEMSMEQLKRKKIILEIKLLTQRLQSQ from the exons ATGGCGACTAGTAAAAAGGAAAGGGAGCAGAAATTTTCCTTGGATGATTGTATTATCCTCTGCAATTTGATGGCAGAAGACTGTGGATTGAACGGATTAAGCAACCATGAGCTTTTAAAACACCGATTTACTGAAG gaATAACAAGCCAGACAAAAAAGAAGATGTGGGCAAGAGTGTCGGACATGTATAATGTAAAAGCGAGCAAGACAAGATCAGCTGACAAGCTTGAAAAAAAGTGGCTCAACCTAGTGGCCAAGCATCGAATAATCTACACGGATTACGTGAGAGACCGTGCACTGACTG gAGGAGGTTGTTTGCAAAAAAATCTGGACATCGTGACAGAGGCGATCATGAACGTGATAGGCATTGAGTCGCCTTCAATCGCTGGTGCTGCAGGTGTGGCACTTGACTCCAGCTTCAGTCAGTTGGAGACTTTATCAGCTGT AGCAATACCTTCCCATGAACAATACATGGAAGTGGTTTCAGGGCCAAGTCAAACAGTGGATTATGGTAGCAg ATGTCACTGCAGCTGTCACAGAAATGACCAATTTCAGGAGATGTCTATGGAGCAACTGAAAAGAAAAAAGATCATTCTGGAAATTAAGCTGTTAACGCAAAGGCTGCAGtcacaataa